Within the Enterobacter roggenkampii genome, the region TAGTTTTGTTCCGCCACCAGCAGCGCGTAAGTGTCTGGCTCCAGGGCCTTGAAGATATGCGGCTGATCGGCGGGATAACAAATGTAATCCCCTGCGCCGAGCTCTTCCGCCGCGTCGAGCAGGCCGACCAGCGCCCGCCCCTGCGTCACAATAATATGTTCAACCGAGCCCGGCGGATGCGGCTGTGAAATACGGTCTGCTCCCGGTTGGGTCATCAGAAGATAGATATCGCGGCGCGCGCCGGGGGGGCATGCCGCCAGTAAAATGGCTTCATAGTTAGCCTGTCCAGCCACCACTTTTGTCCCTTCTCCACGGCGGATCACCTGCGTGGTCGGCAACTGTGGCTCAAGCAAACGGGCGAAAGGAATATCCAGCGCCACGCAGAGCGACCACAGCGTTTCCAGGCTAGGGTTACCGTTGCCGGACTCCAGCTGGGAAAGCGTGGATTTTGCGATCCCGGCACGGCGGGCAATTTCCGCCAGTGAAAGCCCGGTTCGCAGGCGTTCTCGCACCAGACTTTTGGCGATCAGGCTGATCGGCTGCGTCATATAACGGCCTCTTGTTCTATAAAACGAACGAATCGTTCGTCTTGAAAATCAGTTTCGTTGCGTTCATTATAATGGATACACGTTCGATATGGCTAAAATTGTATGAAGCATCATCTCTCTTGTCTAAAAGGCGACACCATAAAAGCAATCATTCTGGTCTGCCTGGCGGTGGGCGTGGTCGGGATGTCCTACGGCTCGCTGGCGATGGCCTACGGTTTCCCGGTCTGGGTGCCGTTTGTGCTCTCCATTACCGTGCTGGCGGGCGCGTCTGAGTTCATGTTTATCGGCATCGTGGCGAGCGGCGGCAATCCGCTGGCGGCCGCGGCGGCAGGTTTGCTGGTCAACGCGCGCCACGTGCCGTTTGGCGTGACGGTGCGAGAGCTGGTGGGCAAGCGCGGTCTGAGCCTGCTGGGCTGCCACATCATGAACGATGAAAGCGTGGTGTTTGGCCTATCGCAAAAAACCGCCGAGCAGCGTAAAGCCGCCTACTGGCTGTGCGGCTTAGGCGTCGCCCTCGTCTGGCCGCTTGGCGCACTGCTGGGGGCTATGGTCGGCAAGCTGCTGCCGGACCCAGAAACCATCGGGCTGGATGCGGTATTTCCGGCCATTCTGCTGGCATTAGTGGTTCCCGCTTTTAAAAACCGTACCACGCTGATCCGCGCCTGCAGCGGCGCCGTGTTATCGCTGGCCGCCGTACCGTTTGCCCCGGTGGGATTACCGGTACTGCTCTCTTTACTCGGTCTTGCCGCGAGGAAAAAATAATGGAAAACATGACGATCTTTATTCTCGGCATCGCCATTCTTTCTGCCGGAACCTATTTAATGCGCCTTGGCGGCGCCAAACTCGGCAACCGGCTGGCGCTGTCGGAGCGTTCTCAGGCGCTGCTGTCAGATGCGGCAACGGTATTGCTGTTCTCCGTCGCGCTGGCGACCACCTTTTATGAGGGAGAACACTTCGCGGGCATGGCGCGCGTGCTGGGCGTGGTGTTTGCGGTGTTTTTGGCCTGGCGGAAAATGCCGTTAATCGTGGTCATTGTGGCCGCGGCGGTGGTGACGGCATTGCTGCGCGTGGCGGGCATAAACTAAAAAAGCGCCCCGGGGGCGCTCTTTCGACGGTGTGACTCGCTTATTTATTCAGTTCAGCAGTCATGTGTACGCGGTTACCGGAGAATGCCTGGGTAATTTTGTACGATGACGCGCCCGCTTCCTGAGCCTGAGCCGCGATTTTCGCTTCTGCACCATCAATGGTAGAGGCGGTTGCGGTCACAGTCTGCGCAGCGAAAGAACCGAAAGAAGTAGCCAGAGCGATTACAGCGACAAAAGTTTTGATGCTTTTCATAATATAAACCCTTTCATTAAGTTGTTCAGGTAAGGCACCGTGCCTTGATGAGATAAATACTAGACCTCATCGCGAACAACTAAAAGCGGAAGGATTTGCTAATATCATTCAAAATTACTGATCAACTATTAATCGCTGAGGATGGGTATAAATCGTCGCCCTTCCCGGCTTGCAGAAACCCACCAGCGTCAGGTTACAGCGCTCCGCTACCTCTACCGCCAGCGTGGTCGCCGCCGACACCGCGAACAAAATTTCCACACCGCACATGGCGGACTTTTGCACCATCTCGTAGCTGGCCCGGCTGGAAACGAGCGCCGCGCCCTGCTGCCAGATCTGACTTTCACGCGCACGACGACCGAGCAGCTTATCCAGCGCCACGTGGCGGCCCACGTCTTCATGCCCACCGGCAATCTCTCCCGACGGCAATACCCACGCCGCCGCGTGCGTGCAGCCGCTGAGCTGGCCGATAGGCTGTACATCGTTAAGGTGCTCAAGCGCAGGATCGAGGTGCGCCAGATTAAAGGTCTGAGTAAACGGCAGTGGTGAAACAGGTTTGCCAATATCGTTGAGCTGCTCAACGCCGCACACGCCGCAGCCGGTACGCCCGGCCAGCGCGCGACGACGCTCTTTCAGCCCCATAAAGCGGCGGCTGGAGAGCTCGATTTGCACTTCCAGGCCGTTGCAGGCCTGCACCACGTCCATGCCATAGATATCTTGCGGATGCTCAATGATGCCTTCCGAGAGGGAAAAACCGATGGCGAACAGCTCAAGATCTTTCGGAGACGCCATCATCACCACATGCGATATGCCGTTGTAAACGAGCGCAACGGGCACTTCTTCGGCCAGAAAATCGGGTATGGCATCGGTTATGTGGGGCGGTCGGTGTACCGACAGTTCCACAATGCCGGCAGGCAGGGGTGACGAGTGGGGATCACGGTTTTGTTTAGACACAGCGGTATTCCTGAACAACCACGGAAGCGAGCGTGCTATTGCAGCATAAACCACAGGCTGTACGCATAGTATGGATCAACTTTTCGACAACCATTCTCCTACTCATTTAGCAGGGGTGCAACCTGCCACCGGCTACACCGCTTTAACATGCAGAGCTGTTAACGTGATCAATATCACACTTTATAATCAACATGGTGATAATACGTTCACTTTGTATTAACGCCATTAGAACAGCTGTACCGACAATGTGGTATTCTGATGATATCCCTCGTGGAATTGAGGGATTAACGCAAATTTTTTCCTTTGCGGTCATTCTTCAACCGCGAAGTCAAAACTACATATGTAAGCAATGTCGAAACAAGGAGTGACCCATGCAGGTCAGCAGAAGGCAGTTCTTTAAGATCTGCGCTGGCGGTATGGCAGGCACCACGGCAGCGGCACTGGGCTTTGCACCCGGCGTAGCGCTGGCGGAAACGCGGCAGTATAAACTGCTGCGCACCCGTGAAACCCGTAATACCTGTACATACTGCTCTGTCGGTTGCGGGCTGTTGATGTATAGCCTCGGCGACGGTGCTAAAAACGCCAAAGCGTCTATTTTCCATATCGAAGGCGACCCGGATCACCCGGTTAACCGCGGCGCATTGTGCCCGAAAGGGGCCGGTCTGGTGGACTTTATCCACTCCGAAAGCCGCCTGAAATTCCCTGAATACCGCGCGCCGGGTTCCGACAAATGGCAGCAAATCAGCTGGGAAGAGGCGTTTGACCGCATCGCTAAACTGATTAAAGAAGACCGCGATGCCAACTTTGTTGAGAAAAACGCCGACGGCGTCACGGTCAACCGCTGGCTCTCCACCGGGATGCTGTGTGCCTCTGCCTCCAGCAACGAAACCGGTTATTTAACCCAGAAATTTACGCGCGCACTCGGTATGCTCGCGGTCGACAACCAGGCGCGTGTCTGACACGGACCAACGGTAGCAAGTCTTGCTCCAACATTTGGTCGCGGTGCGATGACCAACCACTGGGTCGACATCAAGAACGCCAACCTCATTGTGGTGATGGGCGGTAACGCCGCTGAAGCGCACCCTGTCGGGTTCCGCTGGGCGATGGAAGCCAAAATCCACAACGGTGCGAAACTGATTGTGATCGATCCCCGCTTCACGCGTACAGCGTCAGTGGCGGATTTCTACACCCCTATTCGTTCAGGTACTGACATCACTTTCCTGTCAGGCGTACTGCTGTACCTGATGACCAACGAAAAATACAACCGCGAATACACCGAAGCTTATACCAACGCCAGCCTGATCGTGCGTGAGGATTACCACTTCGAAGATGGTCTGTTTAGCGGTTACGACGCTGAAAAACGCAAGTACGACAAAACCAGCTGGAACTACGAGCTGGATGAGAAAGGTTTTGCGAAGCGTGACACCACGTTGCAACACCCGCGCTGCGTGTGGAACCTGCTGAAAGAGCACGTCTCCCGCTACACGCCGGAGGTTGTCGAAAACATCTGCGGTACGCCGAAGGCGGACTTCCTGAAGGTGTGCGAGCTGATCGCCGAAACCAGCGCGAAAGACAAAACCGCGTCGTTCCTGTACGCCCTCGGCTGGACGCAGCACTCCATCGGCGCGCAGAACATCCGCACCATGGCGATGGTGCAACTGCTGCTCGGCAACATGGGGATGGCAGGCGGCGGCGTGAACGCCCTGCGCGGTCACTCCAACATTCAGGGTCTGACCGACCTCGGCCTGCTGTCTCAGAGCCTGCCGGGCTACATGAACCTGCCAAGCGAGAAACAGACCGACCTGCAAACCTACCTGACGGCCAGCACGCCTAAACCGCTGCTTGAAGGCCAGGTGAACTACTGGGGCAACTATCCGAAGTTCTTCGTCTCGATGATGAAAGCGTTCTTCGGTGACAAAGCAACGGCGGAAAACAGCTGGGGCTTTGACTGGCTGCCGAAGTGGGATAAAGGTTACGACGTTCTGCAGTATTTCGAGATGATGCACCAGGGCAAAGTGAACGGCTATCTGTGCCAGGGCTTTAACCCGGTTGCCTCGTTCCCGAACAAGAACAAGGTTGTTGAGTCGCTGTCGAAACTGAAGTTCCTGGTGACGATTGACCCGCTCAATACCGAAACCTCGACCTTCTGGCAGAACCACGGTGAATCGAACGACGTCGATCCGTCGAAGATTCAGACCGAAGTGTTCCGTCTGCCATCGACCTGCTTTGCGGAAGAGAACGGCTCTATCGTCAACTCCGGGCGCTGGCT harbors:
- a CDS encoding helix-turn-helix domain-containing protein, with protein sequence MTQPISLIAKSLVRERLRTGLSLAEIARRAGIAKSTLSQLESGNGNPSLETLWSLCVALDIPFARLLEPQLPTTQVIRRGEGTKVVAGQANYEAILLAACPPGARRDIYLLMTQPGADRISQPHPPGSVEHIIVTQGRALVGLLDAAEELGAGDYICYPADQPHIFKALEPDTYALLVAEQN
- a CDS encoding AzlC family ABC transporter permease codes for the protein MKHHLSCLKGDTIKAIILVCLAVGVVGMSYGSLAMAYGFPVWVPFVLSITVLAGASEFMFIGIVASGGNPLAAAAAGLLVNARHVPFGVTVRELVGKRGLSLLGCHIMNDESVVFGLSQKTAEQRKAAYWLCGLGVALVWPLGALLGAMVGKLLPDPETIGLDAVFPAILLALVVPAFKNRTTLIRACSGAVLSLAAVPFAPVGLPVLLSLLGLAARKK
- a CDS encoding AzlD domain-containing protein; protein product: MENMTIFILGIAILSAGTYLMRLGGAKLGNRLALSERSQALLSDAATVLLFSVALATTFYEGEHFAGMARVLGVVFAVFLAWRKMPLIVVIVAAAVVTALLRVAGIN
- a CDS encoding DUF1471 domain-containing protein translates to MKSIKTFVAVIALATSFGSFAAQTVTATASTIDGAEAKIAAQAQEAGASSYKITQAFSGNRVHMTAELNK
- the fdhD gene encoding formate dehydrogenase accessory sulfurtransferase FdhD, with protein sequence MSKQNRDPHSSPLPAGIVELSVHRPPHITDAIPDFLAEEVPVALVYNGISHVVMMASPKDLELFAIGFSLSEGIIEHPQDIYGMDVVQACNGLEVQIELSSRRFMGLKERRRALAGRTGCGVCGVEQLNDIGKPVSPLPFTQTFNLAHLDPALEHLNDVQPIGQLSGCTHAAAWVLPSGEIAGGHEDVGRHVALDKLLGRRARESQIWQQGAALVSSRASYEMVQKSAMCGVEILFAVSAATTLAVEVAERCNLTLVGFCKPGRATIYTHPQRLIVDQ
- the fdnG gene encoding formate dehydrogenase-N subunit alpha — encoded protein: MQVSRRQFFKICAGGMAGTTAAALGFAPGVALAETRQYKLLRTRETRNTCTYCSVGCGLLMYSLGDGAKNAKASIFHIEGDPDHPVNRGALCPKGAGLVDFIHSESRLKFPEYRAPGSDKWQQISWEEAFDRIAKLIKEDRDANFVEKNADGVTVNRWLSTGMLCASASSNETGYLTQKFTRALGMLAVDNQARVUHGPTVASLAPTFGRGAMTNHWVDIKNANLIVVMGGNAAEAHPVGFRWAMEAKIHNGAKLIVIDPRFTRTASVADFYTPIRSGTDITFLSGVLLYLMTNEKYNREYTEAYTNASLIVREDYHFEDGLFSGYDAEKRKYDKTSWNYELDEKGFAKRDTTLQHPRCVWNLLKEHVSRYTPEVVENICGTPKADFLKVCELIAETSAKDKTASFLYALGWTQHSIGAQNIRTMAMVQLLLGNMGMAGGGVNALRGHSNIQGLTDLGLLSQSLPGYMNLPSEKQTDLQTYLTASTPKPLLEGQVNYWGNYPKFFVSMMKAFFGDKATAENSWGFDWLPKWDKGYDVLQYFEMMHQGKVNGYLCQGFNPVASFPNKNKVVESLSKLKFLVTIDPLNTETSTFWQNHGESNDVDPSKIQTEVFRLPSTCFAEENGSIVNSGRWLQWHWKGADAPGIAMNDGEILAGIFLRLRKMYAAEGGANPEPVLNMTWNYSTPENPAPEEVAMESNGKALADVIDPATGTVLAKKGDQLSTFAHLRDDGTTSSGCWIFAGSWTPKGNQMANRDNADPSGLGNTLGWAWAWPLNRRILYNRASADPQGNPWDPKRQLLKWDGAKWGGVDIPDYSTAAPGSDVGPFIMQPEGMGRLFAIDKMAEGPFPEHYEPFETPLGTNPLHPNVVSNPAARIFKSDFEALGKKDKFPYVGTTYRLTEHFHYWTKHALLNAIAQPEQFVEIGEKLANKLGIAHGDTVKVSSNRGYIKAKAVVTKRIRTLNVHGQQVDTIGIPIHWGYEGVAKKGFIANTLTPFVGDANTQTPEFKAFLVNVEKV